AGGTCTCGTCGCTCGATTCGTCCGACTCGCCCCACCTGACTCGCACCGGCACCGTCGTGGGCACGCCCCACTTCATGAGCCCCGAACAGTGCCAGGCGGAGCCCGTCGACGCCCGCAGCGACATCTACTCACTCGGCGCCACCTACTACTGTGCTCTGACCGGACGCCAGCCCTACCAAGACTGCGACAGCGTCATGCAGGTGCTGTTCGCCCACTGCAAGAAGAGCATCCCCGACCCACGCGAGACCAACCCCGAGGTCCCGGTCGCGTGCTCCGAGATCATCGCCCGCGCGATGGCCAAGGACCCCTCCGACCGCTACCAGACCGCCGAGGCGATGCTGGCCGACCTGCAGGCGGTCACCTCCACCCCATCGGGCGAGACGCGGATCGAGCTCCCGAGCCAGTCGGGGACGGCCCACCCGACGGTCTCGTCAACGGAGTCCGGCCCCACACGCAGGCGGTTCGTCGCCGTCGGCGCCGGCGTCGCGATTGCCTGCCTGGCGGCGGTCGTGGCCGGGTCCTGGATGGGGCGTGACCCCGCGTCGGGGTCGTCGGCGATCGCCGCGGCGCAGGGAGACCCCATCGACGTGGGGGTGCTGCAGTCGCTCAGCGGCGCGATGTCGGTGAGCGGCGCTAGCGTCACCAACGCGACGCTGCTGGCAATCGATGAGATCAACGAGCAGGGCGGGCTCCTGGGGCGGCCGGTGAACCCGATTGTAGCGGACGGCCGTTCGGACTCGGACGTCTTCCAGCGCGAGGCGGAGCGGCTCATCAGTGACGACCAAGTCTGCGTCGTGTTCGGCTGCTGGACGTCCGCCAGCCGCAAGTCGGTAAAGCCACTCTTCGAGCAGCACGACCACCTGCTGGTCTACCCGGTCTGGTACGAAGGGATGGAGACCTCTCCCAATATCGTGTACCTGGGGGCCGCCCCCAATCAGCAGATCATCCCCGCGGTCACCTGGGCCCGCGAGAACCTGGGCAAGAAGCGGTTCTTCCTGGTCGGCTCTGACTATGTATTCCCGCGCGCCGCCGCTGAGATCATCAAGAGCCAGCTGCAAGAAACGGACGCGTCGATCGTTGACGAGCGCTTCCACCCGGTCGGAAGCTCGGACTTCCGCTCGACGGTGCAGGCCATCCAGGCCGCCAAGCCGGACATGGTACTCAACCTGCTCGCCGGCGACGCCAACACTGCCTTCTTCCGGGCTTTGAGGGAGGCGGGCGTTAGCACCGGCCAGACCCCGTGCCTGTCGTTCAACGTGGGCGAGCAGGAGCTCCGCACGCTCAACGCCGCCGACGTGGTGGGGGACTACGCGGCGATGACGTACTTTCAATCGCTGGACACGGAGGCCAGCCGGAACCTCGTCGAACGCTTCTCCAAGAAGTACCCACAGCGCGTCGTCTCCGACCCCATGGAGGCGGCCTACATCGGCGTGCACCTGTGGGCCCAGGCCGTGCGCGAGGCGGGCAGCGTCGAACCGAAGGCGGTGCGGCGTGCGATGCTCAACCAGCGCCTCACCGCGCCCGAAGGAGAAGTCCGCATCGACCCGGACACGCAGCACTGCTTCAAGACGCCGCGGGTCGGGCAGATCCAGGCCGACGGGCAGTTCCGCATCGTCTGGACCGCTCCCGCTCCAATCGCCCCAGAACCCTACCCGCCCGGCCGCACCGCCGAAGACTGGAAGGCCTTCCTTCACGACCTCTACTCGGGGTGGGGGAACCAGTGGGCCGCGCCCCGATCTCACTGACGGCCCAAGGGGTTGTGCACTCGAAAGCCGATCGGCCATGAACCGCACCAGGAGCACCGGTCGCAGCTCTCCGCTCGGCGCCACGCCCGCCGAAGGCGCCGCCAACTTCAGCCTCTACTCGCGCGCCGCAACAGGCGTTGACCTCCTGCTGTTCGACCGCGACGACGACGCGGTCCCCTCACGGGTCATCCGGCTCGACCCGCGGTCCCAGCGCACCTACCACTACTGGCACGCGCAGGTGGACGGGGTGCAGCCGGGCCAGCTCTACGGCTACCGCGTCCACGGCCCCGCCAACCCCACGCACGGGCTGCGATTCGACCCGGACAAGCTCCTGCTGGACCCGTACGGACGCGGTGTCGCGATCCCGACCGGCTACAGCCGTGAAGCCGCCTCCCAGCCCGGCGACAACACCGCGGCCGCGATGAAGAGCGTCGTGGTCGACCCCGCCGTCTACGACTGGCACGGCGACCTGCCGCTGCGTCGACCGGCGTCGCACACGATCATCTACGAGATGCACGTCCGCGGCTTCACGCGCCACCCCAGCTCCGGGCTGAGCGAAACCCTTCGAGGCTCCTACGCGGGGTTGGTCGAGAAGATCCCCTACCTGCAGCAGCTGGGCGTCACGGCCGTGGAGCTCCTGCCCGTCTTCCAGTTCGACTCCGGGGACGCGCCGCCGGGCAGGAGCAACTACTGGGGCTACTCGCCGGTGTCGTTCTTTGCTCCCCATGTTGCGTACAGCTCACGCGGAACGCCCCAGGGTGCCATTGACGAGTTCCGCGACATGGTCAAAGCACTGCACCGCGCGGGCATCGAGGTGATCCTGGACGTTGTGTTCAACCACACCGCCGAGGGGAACGAGCACGGCCCGACCCTCTGCTTCCGCGGAGTTGACAACCCGACCTACTACATGCTGGAGGGCGGCGGCGAGCGTTACGCTAACTACACCGGCTGCGGAAACACGTTCAACGCCAACCACCCGGTCGTCCGTCGGCTGATTGTCGACAGCCTCCGCTACTGGGTAGAGCACTTCCACGTGGACGGCTTCCGGTTCGACCTTGCCTCGATCCTGTCACGCGACCCCTCCGGCCGCCCGCTGCCGAACCCGCCCGTGCTCTGGGACATCGAGACCGACCCGGCCCTAGCCGGAACGAAGCTCATCGCCGAGGCGTGGGACGCCGGCGGGTTGTACCAGGTGGGCAGCTTCATCGGCGACGCCTGGCGCGAGTGGAACGGACGCTTCCGAGACAACGTCCGCGACTTCTTCCGCGGCGAGCCAGGGGCCGTGCGGCGGATCGCCGACGGGATGGTCGGCAGCCCGGAGCTCTACGGGCACAAGCAGCGCGAGGCGGAGCAGAGCGTCAACTTTGTAACCTGCCACGATGGCTTCACGCTCAACGACCTGGTCTCGTACAACGCGAAGCACAACGAGGCCAACGGGGAAGAGAACCAAGATGGCGCCGACGACAACCGCAGCTGGAACTGCGGCGCCGAGGGTCCAACGCCCGACCCGGCGGTGCAGCGTCTCCGCAACCGGCAGGCAAAAAACCTCATCACGGCCACGATGCTCTCGCTCGGCACACCGATGCTCCTCATGGGCGATGAGATGCGACGCACGCAACGCGGCAACAACAACGCCTACTGCCAGGACAACGAGCTGAGCTGGTTCGACTGGGGCAATGTGAAAACGCACGCCGACCTGCACCGGTTCGTCAAACTGCTGTGCGCAAGGCGTGCAACCCGTGACGCCGAGCACGAACTGCGGCGGACCAGCATCGGCTTGCGGCTGAGGGAAGCCAAGCTGCAGTGGCACGGGGTCCGACTACGGCAGCCCGATTGGGGCGACTCGTCCCGGAGCATCGCGCTCGGCGGCGAACTAGCCCGCGAGCGGCTCGCCTTCCACTTCATCCTCAACGCCTACTGGGAACCGCTGGCGTTCGACCTGCCCACGCCGGGCGCCAGTCGCTGGCGGCGCTGGATCGACACGGCCCGCGAGTCGCCAGACGATATCATGCCGTGGGACGAGGCGCCGGAGGTCCTTGGAGACTCGTACCCCGCGTCGGACCACTCGGTTGTCGTCCTGTTCGCCTCGAGCGAGCCGAGCTAGGCGTGATTCCAACGGACTTCGCCCTGCCGCTGCCGCGGGCGCTGTCATGCGCGGCTTCGACAACGTTGCCTACCGGTTCCAGCCGCCGTACCAGTGGTTCTGGTACGCGCCGGGAGTGCTCACCGACGGCTGCACCGGCTTCTGAATCCCCATGCCCGGCATGGCGCCGATGTAACCGCCGCCCGGATTGGCCGTGTACCCCACATTGCCCTGAACCTTCCGTTGCTGCACGTAGCGAGACTGATCCGTCAGCACCGCTTCGCGCCTCGCCAGATCGGGACGCACCACCGCGGAATAGGCGGTGCCGCCAAGGTCGCCGCCGAGCAGCGCCCCGCTGACATACGGGCTGACCGCCACGTTGTTGCGGAAGTACCTGTCGTACAGGTAGCGGTTGGTGTCCATCGTCCGGCCCGGGTGCTCCTGCAGCGTTCTGCGGTACGCGTCCGAGTAGTTCGTGTACTGGGCCTGGCAGGCGCCGTAGCAGGCTGACACCAGCACGAAGGTCAGCAGGCCGCTGGCGGGTGGGCGGCGCCAGGAGGGTAGGCTTGCAAACGCCATGATGGGCTCCCGGGCTGTGCTAGCGGGCCGACGCGTCGAACCGACGCATAATCTCAGTCCAGGTCGTGAGGACAACGTCGTCCTTCGACAGGCGTTGCTTCAGCTTGTCATCCCGCAGGAGCTCGAAGTCCCACACATACTGCCGCCAGTCGGGCGTGAGGGACTTGAGGGCGTCGGATTCCGTCGCGGGCGCGAACACCAATTGCGAGATCCCCGCAGGAAGATTGTCGATAAGCGTGAGCGTCTTGGTAAGCTTCTCCTCGTAGGACTCCGTGCGCGGCACGATCCGTAGTTCTCGCAGCTTCGGGAGCGGGTATTCGGCAATCAACTGGGCGAGACTGTCTGACACCTGCAGGCCGTGGTCGGCAAAGTGCGCCATTAGCTCAGGCGTCAGATCGACAACGACTGCCGGGATCCAGTTCTTCCTCGCGAAGTCGAGGTACACGCCCGCAAGATCCGGCCGGGCGTATAGCGCGCCGAGATGGGTGGTGAGGTGTGTGGGCCGCATCCCCGTCCGTTCGGCGCGGAGCAGCTGCGCGTCGAGCTCACGGCTCACGTCCTCACTGCTGGCGCTGACCGCCATCTGGAGCACGCTACGCCACAGGTAGCCGTGGCTATCGCTGAGTGACGTCGGGCCCTGCCTACCGCTCACGGGGGCCCAGCGGTAGAGCGGCCACTCGCTGGTGAGCGTCAGCTCCAACCCAACATCGGAATCGGGGTGGCCTTTGGCGTAATCGGCCGCGTGCGGAAACCACACACAGGGCGCCATTGCGCTAGCCGAAAGGGACGTGCCGTCCTCGATCAGGGCGGCCACCGCTTCGTTGGTCTCAAAGCAGAGCCCCATCTCGTTAGCGTGCAGCACAACGACTTTCTTGCCCGGAGGGTACCCGAGCACCTCGGCCCAGTCCTCAGCGCCGCTGGCCGTCGCCACTCCCAGCAACAGACTCGCGGCAAACGCGGCCCTTCGGAATGCGAAACACTCAGTACCAATCGCCATCTTTGGTCATCTCGGTGCGAGGCAAGTGGAAGACACACGACCAACTATAGCTCGTCATATCCTATCAGGCAGCTATCGCCAGCGGGTTTATCGGCGCGACCACTACAGCCACGACTACTAACGCGGGACACAGAGCTGTTTGTCCCGATGCTCGGCGAAACTGAACATTGGGCGGACTGCTGGGTGATCCGGGTGGTGTAATCAGACGACACGCTCAGCGTCTCGATCTCCGAAACTGGCGCCGCCACTAACATCGTGCCCAAGCCGGGATGGCGCCCGACAATGCACTTTCGGTGGCGGTTGTTTGACGAGCGGCGGTAGGATCGGGTAACGCTGACGGTGCTGCAGAACCTGCTGCAGCACTGCGGCAACAACTTAACGCTGATGAGCGATGTGGGTCTGTCGGCGGAGCGGGCGGCGAATGAAGTGTGGGACGCTTTGGGGTTGAGCCGGAGCGGTGTCTTGTGGGGGGCACCACTCAACAGGCCGCAGAGCCAACCGGTCGCGGACGAGCGTTGCATTGTCGGGCCGACGGATTTCGATTCGACTACCTCCAGCACCCCACGCGGGCCTGCATCGCCTGCTAAGCCATGCCAACGCAAGAACTTGGCGACGAGAATGGTGCTAAGCCGCGCCCCATCTAGACGCGACGCTCTCCAGACTCTTCCAGATTGCACCTGACACTGGGGTAGTCTACCCCACGGACTACTGAGCCCCGCTACACCCTCCGCAGGTACTCGCAAGGAACGTGATCCGTAAGCCACACTCCGTTGCCAGTCACGTAGAACTCAAAGCCGTTTGCAACCATTCTTCTTGCATCAATCGACAGCAACACAGGCTTGCCGTGTCGCATCCCGACTTGGATCATTGTCTCCTTGTCGGTCGACATATGCACGTGGTGGCGGCGGCCCTTGACGAGCCCCTGCTGGAGGATGGAGTCGAGATGACGCGTGGCCGTGCCGTGATAGAGCACGTCAGGAGGCGTCGCCGGATCGTACCCAAGATCCACTTCCGCTGAATGCCCCTGCCGAGCCCGAATCCGAAGCCCGTCCTCGGAGAACTCGAATCGCTGTTTGTCGTTTTCGGCGACGACCTGTTCCAGGACCGACGCCGACAAAGACTTGCCATAGCTGGCAAAGGCAGCGATGAGGTCGTCAACGCGGACCCAGCCCCCTTCTCCCAATTCGAGTCCAACTGAGTCGGGGCGGTGCCTGAGCACGTAACTGAGTTGTTTACTGATCTTCTTGAGTGATTGAGCGTCCATTTCCTGATTCCTCTCCGCCGCACTAGCTATCGGACCGCATCCGCATGTCTTCCATGAAGGTTCTTTGCTAGCTGTTTGATGTAGGTTCTCCCCTGCTTTCGATCTTCGAGGTTATTGAGCAGGTGCCCCGCGATCGTATTGACACCGAGATAGGCCCCGCTGATGGCGCCTGCCATCGCCGCGATTGTGTCCGTGTCGCCGCCGAGCAGGATTGCGTTGCCAATCGTCTCTTCGTACGAATCGGGCGTGAGCCCGAAGGCAGCGACCGCCGTCACGACCGACGCGGTTGCCTCAATACCGTTACCGAAGAGCCCCAAGTCGCGGTCATCCTCCAATCGACCGGCTCGCCTCAGCGGCCCGCTATACTCGACGGACGCGCACCGCGAAGCCAGCTCTTCGAAGAACGAACTGCGGTCAAGCTGATCAAACGACGACGCAATCGCCACCGCCAACGCGATGACCTGAGCCCCCTCAATACCAAGCGGATGAATGTGAGTCGGCAGCGAAGACTGTCGGGCCTGCTCCCAGACGGCGTCATGATCGTCACGGAACAACAACCCCACCGGAGCGACTCGCATCGCGGCGCCATTGCCGAAAGATCCACCTTCGAACAAGTTCTCAGCCCAGAATCGATGATCTTCTCCGTCGCACATCGCCTGAAGGACCACCTTAGCCCCACGACCGTACCCACGCTGCGGCAGGTAGTTCGCAGCGAATCGGGAACAGAGCACCTCATCGTCGATCCGCCCGCAAGCAACGAGCGTTTCGGCAACGCCTATCGCCATCTGCGTATCGTCGGTGTACCACAGCTCGCCCGGAGGCGGGTGGTCGATCAGGTCGGTCGCCGACCTATAGCGCCGCTCCATGAAATCGGGCGACTGCCCTTCGAAGTGGGCACCGAGAGCATCTCCGACCGCCAAACCGAGCAGGCAGCCAACGAATCGTTCTTCCACACAAATGCCCGTGGGCATACCTTACTCCTATCGCACGACTTGCTGTTCACCATCGTACCGGATGCGCTTTTCCCGCTCGATAACGTTGTTCCAATCAAGCTGGTGGGGCGGGCTCAAGTAGTGTTTGTAGGCGGCTGCCATTTGGCGCCCAGACTCTGAGTAGTCCATTCCTCCGAATCCGCACCCCATTGCTGGCAGAACAACCGTGCGGATCGGATGATCGTGGGCGGTGTTGTACCGATACACTGCCGTCAGTGCGGCGAACGTGGCGAGGTAGACGTTGTCGGTTCCGCGAATCGAACCTGGAACCCGCATCGTAGGCGCGTGACACACGTAGAGACTGTGAGAACTCCCGGTTGGTTCAATGATTGCAGTGCCGACAGGTTGTTCTCCGAGGAACTCATCGAGTATCCGATGCTGAATCCGTTTGCACAGCTCGACCCCGTGCAGCCTCACAACTGCAGCGTCGATACCGGCATTCATGATCCCGTAGCAGTTCGCCGCCGTCACAAAGCAATCGTGGGCATCCAGCCCCTCGTAGGCCGTCTGAATCACTCGTACCGTGGGAAGTCCCTCGAATCGCTCGCTAAACGCCTCGGCAGCCTCTCGTTCCGGATGGATCAGCCATATCTCGATCGGTAGTGGCACCTAGTCACCCCCTTTCCGACTCCTCAATGCCTCAGACGCAGCGAATAGTCCAGCCAAGAGCTTGAGATCCGCGACTGCCGACCTGCTTCGCAGCCAGGTCAACACGTCGCCAAGAGGCGCCTCGTGAACGGTGATGTCCTCGCTAGCATCGCCCCCACCAGGGCCTTGCCGCTGCAAGCCCTCGGCCAGGAAAAGCGTGATCGACTCGTCGGTCAAGCCCGGCGACGAATACCCGGTCATTAGTTCAGTCCACCGATCTGCAACGTAGCCGGTTTCCTCGAGCAGCTCCCGTTTCGCCGCTTCGACAAGCGCCTCATCTTCCTTGCCGACAATGTCACCGCTCAGGCCCGCGGGAAGTTCGATAACGGTCTGATTAACAGGAGGCCGGTGCTGCTCCACCAGAACGACATCACCAGCATCTGTAACGGCCACAATGCCAACCGCGGATCGGGCGATGTTGCGCACGGCATACTCCCACCCGCCACGCCTGAGCATTGACACGTGTCGTCCCTCGTAGACTGGCGTTGGATTGATGTCTGACATCCTTACGTCCTTCATGGTCAGTTGTCGTGCAGGTGCAGTTGTGGCATCGCCTCGACGCCCGCTTCGAGCCGAGAGATCGCCTCGCGTGTCGCATAGCCAATATCGAAGACCTCCTCATCCGGAGTCCACACTGCATCTTGCATCCACGCCACAAACCGCGACGCCTGGTCCTGGTAGTCGACGCCCGCACTGGCGAAGCTGTCCGCCAAGCAGAGCATCAGCGAGGAGTCATCAGACCAAGTCCCGGCGGGCTGATGGTGGGTCCCGTAAGCCCGCATCCCCGTGACCGCCGATTCGCGCCGGGAGTCCCGACTCGTGAAATCGACCGGCACACCGAGTGCATCGCCCACCATGCAGCCGAGCATGCCTGCTTCAATGGCAACGACTTGATCGTCGACTCTGCTACTCTGGATGCCGTTCATTGAAAGGCTCCCTCAAACCTCTGCTGGAAGGGGCGGAAGATCGACTCGTTCTTTGTACCGTCAAGGACCGCAAAGGTCACGCTCTCAAAGGCGTCGCGGTACGTCCCTTCTCCAAGCAAAGCCTCGCTGAACAACTCTGCAATTGCTTCAGGGTCGTTCCGGAACACGCCGCATCCCCAAGCCCCGAGGACTAGGTGTCGATACGCATGCCTCACAGCAACCGCAAGCACCTTGTCAATCCGACTCGCCATCGTTGGCAGTATCCTCTCGACGTTGGCCGGCTCGTTGTCATGGACCGCCCCTGCGTTCACCGCCGGTGAGGTCAGTATGCCGACAACATAAGGCGCCGACAGCAGTTGACCGTCATCTGAGCGGAGCACTGGGACGCGGGGGCTCAGGATCATGTAATCGGTGTACAACGCTGTCCGGCAACCGCGGTTGGCCTCGTAGTAGTCCGCCTGCGTCTGCAACGACGCGTACAGGGCAGACGAGCGCGCCAGGCTCTCCTCCTGCGCTTGGCTGCCGCCCAGGAAACCGCCGCCGGGGTTCTTCGCCGAGGCGAAGTTGAGCAGCAGCACGTCACCGAGGCCGCGTTCCGCCACCAACCGATGAGCAGCGGTCAACGTCGTTTCGTTGCGTACCTCAAACGCTGTCGACGCCTGCATGTTCGCGTCCCTCTCGCTTGGCCCGTCGTGATCGCTAGGGCGGATGAGAGTCGTCGCGGCTAGGCAAGCGTCGACCTGCTGGTTGA
This genomic interval from Posidoniimonas corsicana contains the following:
- the glgX gene encoding glycogen debranching protein GlgX — its product is MNRTRSTGRSSPLGATPAEGAANFSLYSRAATGVDLLLFDRDDDAVPSRVIRLDPRSQRTYHYWHAQVDGVQPGQLYGYRVHGPANPTHGLRFDPDKLLLDPYGRGVAIPTGYSREAASQPGDNTAAAMKSVVVDPAVYDWHGDLPLRRPASHTIIYEMHVRGFTRHPSSGLSETLRGSYAGLVEKIPYLQQLGVTAVELLPVFQFDSGDAPPGRSNYWGYSPVSFFAPHVAYSSRGTPQGAIDEFRDMVKALHRAGIEVILDVVFNHTAEGNEHGPTLCFRGVDNPTYYMLEGGGERYANYTGCGNTFNANHPVVRRLIVDSLRYWVEHFHVDGFRFDLASILSRDPSGRPLPNPPVLWDIETDPALAGTKLIAEAWDAGGLYQVGSFIGDAWREWNGRFRDNVRDFFRGEPGAVRRIADGMVGSPELYGHKQREAEQSVNFVTCHDGFTLNDLVSYNAKHNEANGEENQDGADDNRSWNCGAEGPTPDPAVQRLRNRQAKNLITATMLSLGTPMLLMGDEMRRTQRGNNNAYCQDNELSWFDWGNVKTHADLHRFVKLLCARRATRDAEHELRRTSIGLRLREAKLQWHGVRLRQPDWGDSSRSIALGGELARERLAFHFILNAYWEPLAFDLPTPGASRWRRWIDTARESPDDIMPWDEAPEVLGDSYPASDHSVVVLFASSEPS
- a CDS encoding macro domain-containing protein translates to MPLPIEIWLIHPEREAAEAFSERFEGLPTVRVIQTAYEGLDAHDCFVTAANCYGIMNAGIDAAVVRLHGVELCKRIQHRILDEFLGEQPVGTAIIEPTGSSHSLYVCHAPTMRVPGSIRGTDNVYLATFAALTAVYRYNTAHDHPIRTVVLPAMGCGFGGMDYSESGRQMAAAYKHYLSPPHQLDWNNVIEREKRIRYDGEQQVVR
- a CDS encoding NUDIX hydrolase, producing the protein MSDINPTPVYEGRHVSMLRRGGWEYAVRNIARSAVGIVAVTDAGDVVLVEQHRPPVNQTVIELPAGLSGDIVGKEDEALVEAAKRELLEETGYVADRWTELMTGYSSPGLTDESITLFLAEGLQRQGPGGGDASEDITVHEAPLGDVLTWLRSRSAVADLKLLAGLFAASEALRSRKGGD
- a CDS encoding RNA 2'-phosphotransferase; its protein translation is MDAQSLKKISKQLSYVLRHRPDSVGLELGEGGWVRVDDLIAAFASYGKSLSASVLEQVVAENDKQRFEFSEDGLRIRARQGHSAEVDLGYDPATPPDVLYHGTATRHLDSILQQGLVKGRRHHVHMSTDKETMIQVGMRHGKPVLLSIDARRMVANGFEFYVTGNGVWLTDHVPCEYLRRV
- a CDS encoding polysaccharide deacetylase family protein — translated: MAIGTECFAFRRAAFAASLLLGVATASGAEDWAEVLGYPPGKKVVVLHANEMGLCFETNEAVAALIEDGTSLSASAMAPCVWFPHAADYAKGHPDSDVGLELTLTSEWPLYRWAPVSGRQGPTSLSDSHGYLWRSVLQMAVSASSEDVSRELDAQLLRAERTGMRPTHLTTHLGALYARPDLAGVYLDFARKNWIPAVVVDLTPELMAHFADHGLQVSDSLAQLIAEYPLPKLRELRIVPRTESYEEKLTKTLTLIDNLPAGISQLVFAPATESDALKSLTPDWRQYVWDFELLRDDKLKQRLSKDDVVLTTWTEIMRRFDASAR
- a CDS encoding transporter substrate-binding protein encodes the protein MTPDEQQYDEQPTRETDVTAKGETTSLPDSADDTSPTAGDSPSPQGRVGTTLGKYKITGVLGQGGMGVVFRAYDPAIDREVAIKLLPEQLANNETVLNRFRAEVRSAGRLSHANVAAIYDVGEEGRAHYIVMELIGGGSVSDELQRHGALPVLDATRIAIDACQGLAAAHAAGLIHRDVKPANLLRAADGAVKLTDFGIAKVSSLDSSDSPHLTRTGTVVGTPHFMSPEQCQAEPVDARSDIYSLGATYYCALTGRQPYQDCDSVMQVLFAHCKKSIPDPRETNPEVPVACSEIIARAMAKDPSDRYQTAEAMLADLQAVTSTPSGETRIELPSQSGTAHPTVSSTESGPTRRRFVAVGAGVAIACLAAVVAGSWMGRDPASGSSAIAAAQGDPIDVGVLQSLSGAMSVSGASVTNATLLAIDEINEQGGLLGRPVNPIVADGRSDSDVFQREAERLISDDQVCVVFGCWTSASRKSVKPLFEQHDHLLVYPVWYEGMETSPNIVYLGAAPNQQIIPAVTWARENLGKKRFFLVGSDYVFPRAAAEIIKSQLQETDASIVDERFHPVGSSDFRSTVQAIQAAKPDMVLNLLAGDANTAFFRALREAGVSTGQTPCLSFNVGEQELRTLNAADVVGDYAAMTYFQSLDTEASRNLVERFSKKYPQRVVSDPMEAAYIGVHLWAQAVREAGSVEPKAVRRAMLNQRLTAPEGEVRIDPDTQHCFKTPRVGQIQADGQFRIVWTAPAPIAPEPYPPGRTAEDWKAFLHDLYSGWGNQWAAPRSH
- a CDS encoding ADP-ribosylglycohydrolase family protein, whose product is MPTGICVEERFVGCLLGLAVGDALGAHFEGQSPDFMERRYRSATDLIDHPPPGELWYTDDTQMAIGVAETLVACGRIDDEVLCSRFAANYLPQRGYGRGAKVVLQAMCDGEDHRFWAENLFEGGSFGNGAAMRVAPVGLLFRDDHDAVWEQARQSSLPTHIHPLGIEGAQVIALAVAIASSFDQLDRSSFFEELASRCASVEYSGPLRRAGRLEDDRDLGLFGNGIEATASVVTAVAAFGLTPDSYEETIGNAILLGGDTDTIAAMAGAISGAYLGVNTIAGHLLNNLEDRKQGRTYIKQLAKNLHGRHADAVR
- a CDS encoding TIGR02452 family protein, with amino-acid sequence MSRSNRAGIAKETLEIVQRGWYEVDGFGRVEVNQQVDACLAATTLIRPSDHDGPSERDANMQASTAFEVRNETTLTAAHRLVAERGLGDVLLLNFASAKNPGGGFLGGSQAQEESLARSSALYASLQTQADYYEANRGCRTALYTDYMILSPRVPVLRSDDGQLLSAPYVVGILTSPAVNAGAVHDNEPANVERILPTMASRIDKVLAVAVRHAYRHLVLGAWGCGVFRNDPEAIAELFSEALLGEGTYRDAFESVTFAVLDGTKNESIFRPFQQRFEGAFQ
- a CDS encoding ADP-ribosylglycohydrolase family protein, which gives rise to MNGIQSSRVDDQVVAIEAGMLGCMVGDALGVPVDFTSRDSRRESAVTGMRAYGTHHQPAGTWSDDSSLMLCLADSFASAGVDYQDQASRFVAWMQDAVWTPDEEVFDIGYATREAISRLEAGVEAMPQLHLHDN